Proteins encoded in a region of the Anopheles aquasalis chromosome 2, idAnoAquaMG_Q_19, whole genome shotgun sequence genome:
- the LOC126570975 gene encoding RNA helicase aquarius — protein sequence MSPAEETQSHEKPVPKGAITVSQINADEITFLANRYWAPDTVSSHEPYNPQVIENIYRKEICDSRHSLRRIMMLEFSQYLENFLWPNFDGGKSSRAHLMSIVAMVNEKFREKVEVWKVFEGNPERFAEFFQRVLEACIEERTVTPAAMREQTALLVLVNHCFNSMEVELCRNQAKRLVSLAMWSCLQPKRREQELNHTPQWRKFWKKLQKREKPEQMAKLRWERHFLQNLMVKFINILETIPADGPICEETVRYCERFVEFLIDLEALLPTRRFFNTVMDDCHVVVRCSLSSLVRREEGNLFAQLLDMLKFYARFEINDETGDPLTDHDMTQLHYAKIKSLQKAAFAKFPNLRLFALSNVANVDTRESLEKHFGALDVHSLREIARYLNLIPDEAQHPSFEWHRADEEFLRELLISRHERRVSQLESLNEMPLYPTEETIWNENIVPTEFYSGEGCLALPKLNLQFLTLHDYLLRNFNLFRLESTYEIRQDIEDAVSRMLPWKSEDGDVVFGGWARMALPIQSFAVVEVSKPHIGEKKPSRVRADVAVTLNVRKEVQEEWENLRKHDVCFLITVRPQQPIGTKYDYRGHFVPQVGLVHVRGCEIEGMLDANGRVIEEGIEQRPQLTGEQRTFRVWLDSNQYRQDMDREGADEDREDVYEGFNIIMRRKPKENNFKAVLETIRHLMNTECVVPPWLHDILLGYGDPGAAHYSHMSEQARALDFNDTFLDYEHVANSFPQYEISCGDPKVQPPFRLTFEDVPETEDSEGETENGVDKEALPKRILVEPYRIPKRGPYKYNEPKKNVIRFTPTQIEAIRAGMQPGLTLVVGPPGTGKTDVAVQIISNLYHNHPQQRTLIVTHSNQALNQLFEKIMALDIDERHLLRLGHGEESLETEKDYSRYGRVNYVLAKRIDLLGQVQQLQESLGVRGDVAYTCETAGHFYLYHVVARWEKFLADFEQRNQANEGTESETGPCKELFESEFPFTRFFRDAPQPLFGGESFEENMEIAHSCFRYVSHLFTELEEFRAFELLRSGLDRSKYLLVKEAKIIAMTCTHAALKRKELVNMGFKYDNILMEEAAQILEIETFIPLLLQNPLDGYNRLKRWIMIGDHHQLPPVIKNMAFQKYSNMEQSLFTRLVRLGVPTIDLDGQGRARSSICELYKWRYSKLGDLEHVNRWPEYCRANAGFGFEYQLINVEDFNGVGESEPNPYFYQNLAEAEYVVAVFMYMRLLGYPSEKISILTTYNGQKHLIRDVIEARCASNPMFGKPHKVTTVDKYQGQQNDYILLSLVRTKTIGHIRDVRRLVVAMSRARLGLYIFGRVGLFKNCVELQPAFRLLMKRPLQLQLLPEETYPGERKLHEPATDAAKRTSISDMTVMAQFVYKFYMSKVNVIREEMEKMKELYEKQRQEQEEKLNEQIKQSDAEAEEARKQLQLKAEAEKKQFTPTPIRNELGEDANATVVSERPRRGTKRPAVAEATVVDANQAASEEKAPSEAMDNEPSEEASTENQVSEAAAANNDEEEKDEE from the exons ATGAGTCCAGCAGAAGAAACGCAATCTCATGAGAAGCCGGTGCCGAAAGGAGCTATCACCGTTTCACAAATCAACGCTGATGAAATCACTTTC CTGGCCAACCGTTACTGGGCACCGGATACGGTGAGCTCGCACGAGCCGTACAACCCGCAGGTGATCGAGAACATCTACCGGAAGGAGATCTGCGATTCGCGGCACTCGCTGCGCCGCATCATGATGCTGGAGTTCAGTCAATATCTGGAAAACTTCTTGTGGCCCAACTTTGATGGCGGCAAATCGAGCCGCGCTCATCTGATGTCCatcgtggcgatggtgaatGAAAAGTTCCGCGAAAAGGTCGAAGTGTGGAAAGTGTTCGAGGGCAATCCGGAACGGTTTGCGGAATTTTTCCAGCGCGTGCTGGAGGCGTGCATTGAGGAACGTACCGTCACACCGGCAGCGATGCGGGAACAAACGGCCCTTCTCGTGCTTGTGAATCACTGCTTCAATAGCATGGAGGTGGAGCTATGCCGCAATCAGGCCAAACGGCTTGTGTCGCTCGCCATGTGGTCCTGTTTGCAGCCCAAGCGACGAGAACAGGAGCTCAATCACACGCCCCAGTGGCGCAAGTTCTGGAAGAAGCTACAAAAGCGAGAAAAGCCGGAACAGATGGCCAAACTGCGGTGGGAACGGCATTTCCTGCAGAACCTCATGGTGAAGTTTATCAACATTCTGGAAACCATTCCCGCAGACGGTCCGATTTGTGAAGAAACGGTGCGCTATTGTGAACGGTTCGTGGAGTTTCTGATTGATCTCGAGGCGCTGCTGCCCACCAGACGGTTCTTCAATACCGTCATGGACGACTGCCATGTGGTGGTACGGTGCTCCTTATCATCTTTGGTTCGTCGAGAGGAAGGAAACCTCTTCGCTCAG CTGCTGGATATGCTCAAGTTTTACGCCCGATTCGAGATAAACGATGAAACGGGCGATCCACTGACCGATCACGATATGACACAGCTGCACTACGCGAAGATCAAATCCTTGCAGAAGGCCGCCTTTGCCAAATTCCCCAATCTGCGACTGTTTGCTCTGTCGAACGTGGCGAACGTGGATACGCGTGAGTCCCTGGAGAAGCACTTTGGAGCCCTGGACGTGCACAGTCTGCGTGAGATTGCCCGTTACCTAAACCTCATCCCGGACGAAGCGCAGCACCCGTCGTTCGAGTGGCACCGTGCAGACGAAGAGTTTCTACGGGAGCTACTCATCTCGCGTCACGAGCGTCGCGTATCGCAACTGGAATCACTCAACGAGATGCCGCTCTACCCGACCGAAGAGACCATCTGGAACGAGAACATTGTCCCGACGGAATTCTACTCGGGGGAAGGGTGCTTGGCACTTCCGAAGCTCAACCTCCAGTTTCTCACGCTGCACGACTATCTGCTGCGGAACTTCAATCTCTTCCGGCTGGAATCCACCT aTGAAATTCGTCAGGACATTGAGGACGCCGTTAGCCGTATGCTACCGTGGAAGTCGGAGGACGGTGatgtggtgtttggtggctGGGCTCGAATGGCTCTCCCCATCCAATCGTTCGCCGTGGTGGAAGTCTCGAAGCCGCACATTGGCGAAAAGAAACCGTCCCGTGTCCGGGCAGACGTTGCCGTCACGTTGAACGTGCGCAAGGAAGTGCAGGAAGAGTGGGAGAACCTTCGTAAACATGACGTCTGCTTTTTGATAACGGTGCGACCGCAGCAACCGATCGGCACAAAGTACGACTATCGAGGCCACTTCGTTCCACAGGTCGGACTGGTGCACGTGCGTGGCTGCGAGATCGAAGGAATGTTGGATGCGAATGGTCGCGTGATCGAGGAAGGTATCGAGCAGCGACCGCAGCTGACCGGTGAACAGCGAACGTTTCGCGTGTGGCTCGACTCGAACCAGTACCGCCAGGATATGGATCGGGAAGGGGCGGATGAAGACCGGGAGGATGTGTACGAAGGGTTCAACATCATTATGCGCCGCAAACCGAAAGAGAACAACTTCAAAGCGGTACTGGAAACGATCCGCCATCTGATGAATACGGAGTGTGTGGTGCCTCCCTGGCTTCATGATATTCTGCTTGGCTACGGGGACCCAGGAGCGGCACACTATAGCCATATGTCGGAGCAAGCTCGGGCCCTTGATTTCAACGACACGTTTCTCGACTATGAGCACGTGGCGAACAGTTTTCCCCAGTATGAGATCAGTTGCGGTGATCCGAAGGTACAGCCACCGTTCCGTTTGACGTTCGAGGATGTTCCTGAAACGGAGGATTCCGAGGGTGAGACGGAGAATGGTGTCGATAAGGAAGCGCTTCCGAAACGCATTCTTGTTGAACCGTATCGTATCCCTAAGCGTGGCCCTTACAAGTACaacgaaccgaagaaaaacGTCATTCGCTTCACGCCAACCCAGATCGAAGCGATCCGGGCCGGAATGCAGCCTGGGCTCACGTTAGTTGTCGGTCCGCCCGGTACGGGTAAAACGGACGTCGCGGTACAGATCATCTCGAATCTTTACCACAATCATCCCCAGCAGCGGACGCTCATAGTGACGCACTCGAATCAAGCGCTTAACCAGTTATTCGAGAAGATCATGGCGCTGGACATTGACGAGCGGCACCTGCTGCGTCTCGGTCACGGTGAGGAGTCGctcgaaacggaaaaggattACAGCCGATACGGGCGCGTGAACTATGTGCTGGCCAAGCGTATCGATTTGTTGGGGCAGGTGCAGCAGCTACAGGAATCGCTCGGAGTGCGAGGTGACGTAGCGTACACCTGCGAGACCGCCGGTCATTTCTATCTCTACCACGTGGTCGCCCGGTGGGAAAAGTTCTTGGCCGATTTCGAGCAACGCAACCAAGCAAACGAAGGAACTGAATCTGAGACAGGCCCATGCAAGGAACTATTTGAATCCGAGTTCCCATTCACGCGCTTCTTCCGTGACGCTCCGCAACCCCTTTTCGGCGGTGAATCGTTCGAAGAGAACATGGAAATCGCACACAGCTGCTTCCGGTACGTGTCGCATCTGTTCACCGAGCTGGAGGAGTTCCGAGCGTTTGAGCTGTTGCGCAGCGGTCTCGATCGCTCCAAGTATCTGCTGGTGAAGGAGGCAAAGATCATTGCCATGACGTGCACACACGCGGCCCTGAAGCGTAAAGAACTGGTCAATATGGGCTTCAAGTACGATAACATCCTGATGGAGGAAGCGGCCCAGATACTCGAGATCGAAACATTCAttccgctgctactgcagAACCCACTCGATGGGTATAATCGGTTGAAGCGCTGGATTATGAtcggcgatcatcatcagctgccaCCGGTCATCAAGAATATGGCGTTCCAGAAGTACTCGAACATGGAGCAGTCCCTGTTTACTCGCCTCGTCCGTCTCGGTGTGCCAACGATTGACCTCGATGGGCAGGGTCGTGCGAGATCGAGTATCTGCGAGCTGTACAAGTGGCGCTACAGTAAGCTGGGTGATCTGGAGCACGTGAACCGTTGGCCAGAGTATTGCCGGGCCAACGCTGGTTTCGGCTTTGAGTACCAGCTGATAAATGTGGAAGACTTTAACGGAGTCGGCGAGTCGGAACCGAATCCCTACTTCTACCAGAATCTGGCCGAGGCCGAGTACGTGGTGGCGGTCTTTATGTACATGCGGCTGCTCGGTTATCCATCGGAGAAGATCTCGATCCTGACAACGTACAACGGGCAGAAGCATTTGATACGCGATGTTATCGAAGCACGGTGCGCCTCCAATCCGATGTTTGGCAAACCGCACAAGGTGACGACGGTGGACAAGTATCAGGGACAGCAGAACGATTACATTCTGCTATCGCTCGTCCGCACCAAGACCATCGGTCACATTCGAGACGTGCGGCGATTAGTGGTAGCCATGAGCCGTGCTCGGCTCGGTCTCTACATCTTTGGTCGCGTCGGACTATTCAAGAACTGCGTCGAGCTGCAGCCAGCGTTCCGTTTGCTGATGAAACGTCCCCTCCAGCTGCAGCTACTGCCAGAGGAAACATATCCCGGTGAACGGAAACTTCACGAACCGGCGACAGATGCGGCCAAGAGGACCTCCATAAGCGACATGACGGTGATGGCCCAGTTCGTGTACAAGTTCTACATGAGCAAAGTGAACGTCATACGAGAGGAAATG gagaaaatgaaagagCTGTACGAAAAGCAGCgccaggaacaggaagagaaactaaacGAACAGATCAAACAATCAGATGCTGAGGCAGAGGAGGCGCGGAAACAGCTGCAGCTCAAGGCCGAAGCCGAAAAGAAGCAGTTCACTCCGACACCGATCCGCAATGAGCTGGGCGAAGATGCAAATGCGACGGTGGTCAGTGAAAGACCCCGCCGTGGGACGAAACGTCCGGCAGTAGCGGAAGCAACAGTCGTCGATGCCAACCAGGCAGCCAGCGAAGAGAAGGCTCCATCTGAAGCGATGGACAATGAACCCTCGGAGGAAGCATCGACAGAGAATCAAGTAtcggaggcggcggcggcgaacaacgatgaggaggaaaaggacgaaGAATAA
- the LOC126570980 gene encoding DNA excision repair protein ERCC-1 — translation MDDDDDLLASLDIESAPKRAAIAESSSQSSTEGPSSSAPVVIAKVNKSNCILVNPKQRGNPLLKAIQNIPWEYDEVVPDYVVGASACILFLSLRYHNLNPDYIHARLKQLGKMYELRVLLVQIDIQEPQNALKHLTRICLLADLTLMLAWNADEAGRIVEKYKLFENRPPDWIMERAEKYPHEKLVRALTSIKPVNQTDAMILLQNYGTLANLINSTEEKLTMVSGLGPRKVKKLHKTFNEHFRS, via the coding sequence atggacgacgacgacgatttgctGGCTTCGCTGGACATAGAATCGGCTCCGAAACGTGCCGCCATCGCGGAATCGTCCTCGCAGTCCAGCACAGAAGGACCATCCTCGAGCGCGCCGGTGGTCATAGCGAAAGTTAACAAAAGCAACTGCATTTTGGTGAACCCGAAGCAGCGCGGGAATCCGTTGTTGAAAGCCATTCAAAACATTCCCTGGGAGTACGATGAGGTGGTGCCGGATTACGTTGTTGGCGCTAGTGCCTGCATTCTGTTCCTTTCGTTGCGTTATCACAACCTTAATCCGGACTATATCCACGCCCGGTTGAAGCAGCTCGGTAAGATGTACGAGTTGCGGGTGCTCCTCGTCCAGATCGACATTCAGGAGCCGCAGAACGCGCTGAAACATCTGACCCGGATATGCCTGCTGGCCGACCTGACGCTCATGCTGGCTTGGAACGCGGACGAAGCGGGGCGGATCGTCGAGAAGTACAAACTGTTCGAGAACCGTCCGCCCGATTGGATCATGGAACGAGCGGAAAAGTATCCACATGAGAAGCTGGTACGGGCGCTGACCAGCATCAAGCCGGTCAATCAAACGGATGCGATGATTCTGCTACAAAACTATGGCACGCTCGCGAACCTTATCAACAGCACCGAGGAGAAACTTACCATGGTGTCCGGGTTGGGACCGCGGAAGGTGAAAAAGTTGCACAAAACGTTTAATGAACATTTTCGAAGCTAA
- the LOC126570977 gene encoding probable G-protein coupled receptor Mth-like 5, translated as MAKQLVVATTDGGRLVLALCGVLLLGLMGQLGSAATTASNAVRVNKCCEKFEVMYDGKCTVASTVNATVWTPEFIGRKGERNVKVDDFRFVIGLPDCGTKQKFNIYHYPESFDKLILFPDGQLRHLILHEKTVDNNLRRYLDEDYSDAGGQSILSLKYDYVPGLYCMDQFVSSSSEDRGEPSETMMATVCSPKPEIHWTDSSVMLRKIINPICHGIAMIILLIVAIIYFVLPTLRDLVGNMVTTITMCLIVSQAADLVRIFTEFSNHVSFLIADLFFYVSLLGAFFWLNAMGYYIWKMFRTRNVFLRVSDGRKYCWYSGYAWGCTATMASIAVFAHYFLDLPGSNRSQTSEGHAADSIDGFFESQDSISWLGIAVFFMPIAFIIIVNIFFFVTTLRFINRMHTYGRIHHKLRCSFVMFTLIFATMSVAWLFLILSWLHIDGLLYMHIIANALQAPCILYICVLRQKHVTFLVKSCLGDQPPQTSEWGDEMTYMNGGNY; from the exons ATGGCAAAGCAATTGGTAGTAGCCACGACGGACGGCGGTCGTCTTGTGCTGGCGCTCTGCGGCGTCCTGCTACTAGGGCTGATGGGCCAGCTCGGTTCTGCGGCAACGACCGCCTCGAATGCGGTCCGGGTGAACAAGTGCTGCGAGAAGTTCGAGGTCATGTACGATGGTAAATGTACGGTCGCCAGCACGGTCAACGCCA CTGTCTGGACACCGGAGTTTATTGGACGCAAGGGCGAACGGAACGTGAAAGTGGATGACTTTCGGTTCGTAATCGGTCTTCCGGACTGTGGCACGAAACAGAAGTTCAACATCTACCACTATCCAGAG AGCTTCGATAAATTGATACTCTTCCCTGATGGCCAGTTGCGACATCTTATTCTGCATGAAAAGACCGTTGACAACAATCTTCGTCGATATCTGGACGAGGATTACAGCGATGCGGGAGGTCAATCCATTCTGTCGCTCAAGTACGATTACGTGCCGGGGCTGTACTGTATGGATCAattcgtcagcagcagcagcgaggatCGGGGAGAACCGTCGGAAACGATGATGGCAACCGTCTGCTCGCCAAAGCCCGAAATACACTGGACCGACAGTAGCGTGATGTTGCGCAAAATCATCAACCCAATCTGCCACGGCATAGCAATGATCATACTGTTAATCGTGGCGATCATCTATTTTGTGCTTCCGACGCTGCGCGATCTTGTCGGCAACATGGTGACCACGATCACAATGTGCTTGATCGTCAGCCAAGCCGCCGATCTTGTGCGCATCTTTACCGAATTCAGTAACCACGTGAGCTTCCTGATCGCAGACCTGTTCTTCTACGTCAGCCTGCTCGGGGCCTTCTTTTGGCTGAACGCGATGGGGTACTACATCTGGAAGATGTTCCGCACCCGGAACGTGTTTCTACGCGTCAGCGATGGTCGAAAGTACTGTTGGTACTCTGGGTACGCCTGGGGTTGCACGGCAACGATGGCATCGATCGCGGTGTTTGCCCACTATTTCCTCGATCTGcccggcagcaacagaagccaAACCTCCGAAGGGCACGCTGCGGATAGCATCGATGGGTTTTTCGAAAGCCAGGACAGCATCAGTTGGTTAGGGATTGCGGTGTTTTTCATGCCCATCGCCTTCATTATCATTGTGaatattttcttcttcgtgaCGACGCTACGGTTCATCAACCGGATGCACACGTACGGCCGAATTCATCACAAGCTACGCTGCAGCTTCGTCATGTTCACACTCATCTTTGCGACGATGAGCGTCGCGTGGTTATTCCTCATCCTCTCCTGGCTGCACATCGACGGGCTGCTCTACATGCACATCATTGCGAATGCGCTGCAAGCACCGTGCATTCTCTACATCTGCGTGCTGCGCCAGAAGCATGTCACGTTTCTGGTAAAGTCATGCCTCGGTGACCAACCACCGCAAACCTCAGAATGGGGTGATGAAATGACGTACATGAATGGAGGCAATTACTAG
- the LOC126581598 gene encoding ras-related and estrogen-regulated growth inhibitor-like, producing MTNLNKLKVVVIGSAKVGKSAVTVRYLTKRYIGEYSSSRDFLYRHSVIYDNITTEVEIMDTSRCDKRGCLYEHLRWGDAFVVVYSICDKASFEDAADYLQQLTKLKLPSYYTLLLLGNKSDLDHAREISVNDGQELSFRYSCQFYEVSAAENFAGVSLAFHSLIREARSTQLFRALPLRRKLGVNSVSKALGNIFGKNSKGERKKRPSLSI from the exons atgaCGAATTTAAACAAGCTCAAGGTGGTCGTCATTGGCAGCGCCAAAGTGGGCAAGTCAG CCGTCACGGTGCGTTATCTCACGAAGCGATACATTGGCGAGTACAGCTCATCGAGAG ATTTTCTCTACCGGCACAGTGTCATTTACGACAACATCACGACGGAGGTGGAAATTATGGACACATCGCGATGTGAT AAACGAGGGTGTCTGTATGAACATCTGCGCTGGGGTGATGCCTTCGTGGTCGTCTACTCGATCTGTGATAAAGCGAGCTTCGAGGATGCGGCCGACTATCTGCAGCAGTTGACGAAGCTGAAGCTGCCCTCCTACtacacactgctgctgctcggcaacAAAAGTGATCTCGATCATGCACG AGAAATATCGGTTAACGATGGGCAGGAACTATCGTTCCGGTACTCGTGCCAGTTCTACGAAGTGTCGGCCGCCGAAAACTTTGCCGGCGTATCGCTCGCCTTCCACTCGCTGATACGGGAAGCACGATCAACGCAGCTGTTTCGAGCGTTACCATTGCGCCGGAAGCTCGGTGTAAACAGCGTGTCCAAGGCACTTGGCAATATCTTCGGCAAAAACAGTAAAGGGGAACGAAAGAAACGCCCATCGCTTAGTATATGA
- the LOC126570981 gene encoding putative inner dynein arm light chain, axonemal produces MADRNVELQTTLVRYNNPVLVVKHVEKREPAGDGGTAATKEQTGRPGSGGAVVVDSPRETEEILNCILPPKTWEEDGQLWTQTVSSTPATRQDVINLQEMLDTRLQQTQARETGICPVRRELYTQCFDELIRQVTINCTERGLLLLRVRDEIAMSLEAYETLYCSSVSFGIRKALQAQEGKEKLQEQIQQLEQEKEALQNSISDMKIKADQAERRNAELRASEEKKHSEEIAFLKKTNAQLKVG; encoded by the coding sequence ATGGCGGATCGAAACGTTGAACTGCAAACGACACTAGTGCGCTACAACAATCCAGTGTTGGTAGTGAAACACGTGGAAAAACGTGAACCAGCAGGGGATGGAGGAACGGCGGCGACGAAAGAGCAAACGGGTCGACCCGGATCGGGAGGGGCCGTCGTTGTCGATAGTCCGCGCGAAACGGAAGAGATCCTGAACTGCATACTACCACCGAAAACCTGGGAAGAGGATGGTCAGCTTTGGACGCAGACCGTCTCGAGTACACCGGCCACACGGCAGGATGTGATCAATCTACAGGAGATGCTGGACACGCGCCTCCAGCAAACGCAAGCCCGTGAAACGGGCATTTGTCCGGTGCGGCGCGAACTGTACACCCAGTGCTTCGACGAACTGATCCGCCAGGTGACGATCAACTGTACCGAACGGGGATTGCTGTTACTGCGGGTCCGCGATGAGATTGCGATGTCGCTGGAAGCATACGAAACGCTCTACTGCAGCTCGGTATCGTTTGGCATCCGGAAAGCGTTGCAAGCACAGGAAGGCAAGGAGAAGCTCCAGGAGCAAATACAACagctggagcaggagaaggaagcgCTCCAAAACTCGATCAGCGATATGAAGATCAAGGCGGACCAGGCCGAACGCCGGAATGCGGAACTGCGCGCGTCCGAGGAGAAGAAACACTCGGAGGAGATAGCTTTCCTGAAGAAAACGAACGCCCAACTGAAGGTAGGATAG
- the LOC126570978 gene encoding probable G-protein coupled receptor Mth-like 11, translating to MALPSSQRWRVLVVALYALVLAGQLTGGGAAVTNNNNKANQCCMPGYVLDHSEGHCYRADGNLTAHVQLHCNETYLIDPAEEPQLTVNEVGNLIDGAYEIPKHRFCVGHSEDGDSEHGVFVVCFDNEDEEAIATMLMAKGILLLVSVAFLAVTLYIYLIIPDLRETQDKVTSVAVVCLMGFMFLLSVIQLWAPLVHTPYCSSMAFVMYFFLISYFAWLNMVMANVWKLTVARRWKIKERSWYILNHIYAFTIALTLSAMVYIYHSRYPTFGEVSCWFRTEREQSFFVYLPLSVMLSINIFLFVWTSIHLHTSGDDLSADRKKALRYKCMLYLKLFLLSGLLWIFEILSFHIGEGIAPKSWFWILVDSVNCLHGVLIFLVLIVWRQRIKRELANRWICCFRGPAHWAQLKDDEQEQLQEDGPEATKYDLIIK from the exons ATGGCGCTACCGAGTAGCCAAAGATGGcgagtgctggtggttgctttgTACGCACTGGTGTTGGCAGGACAATtgaccggtggtggagcagcggtgaccaacaacaacaataaagccAACCAATGTTGTATGCCGGGCTACGTTTTGGATCACTCCGAGGGTCACTGTTACCGGGCGGACGGTAATCTTACCGCTCACGTTCAGTTGCACTGCAACGAAACCTACCTGATCGATCCCGCGGAAGAGCCGCAGTTGACCGTGAACGAGGTGGGCAACCTGATCGACGGAGCGTACGAAATTCCGAAACACCG GTTCTGCGTTGGCCACAGCGAGGATGGGGACAGTGAGCACGGTGTGTTCGTCGTGTGCttcgacaacgaagacgaggaGGCGATAGcgacgatgctgatggcgaAGGGcatactgttgctggtgtccGTAGCGTTCCTAGCCGTCACGCTCTACATCTACCTCATCATACCCGATCTGCGCGAAACCCAGGATAAGGTGACGTCCGTAGCGGTCGTCTGTCTGATGGGGTTCATGTTCCTGCTCAGCGTGATACAACTCTGGGCCCCACTGGTGCACACACCTTACTGCAGCTCCATGG CATTTGTTATGTACTTCTTCCTCATAAGTTACTTCGCCTGGTTGAACATGGTGATGGCGAACGTATGGAAATTGACAGT gGCCCGCCGCTGGAAGATTAAAGAACGGTCCTGGTACATCTTGAACCACATCTACGCATTTACCATCGCTCTGACGCTAAGCGCGATGGTGTACATCTATCACAGCCGGTATCCGACGTTCGGAGAGGTTTCCTGCTGGTTCCGAA CGGAACGGGAACAATCGTTTTTCGTCTATCTACCGCTGAGCGTGATGCTGAGCATCAACATCTTCCTGTTCGTCTGGACCAGCATCCATCTGCACACGAGTGGCGACGATCTGAGCGCGGACCGGAAGAAGGCACTGCGCTACAAGTGCATGCTGTACTTGAAACTGTTCCTGCTGTCCGGGCTGCTCTGGATCTTCGAGATACTTTCCTTCCACATAGGCGAAGGGATTGCCCCAAAGTCCTGGTTCTGGATTTTGGTCGATTCTGTGAACTGTCTGCACGGTGTACTTATCTTTCTCGTGCTGATCGTCTGGCGACAGCGGATCAAACGCGAGCTGGCCAACCGGTGGATATGTTGCTTCCGTGGGCCGGCACACTGGGCGCAACTGAAAGATGACGAGCAAGAGCAGCTGCAGGAGGACG GTCCCGAAGCCACAAAGTACGATCTTATCATCAAGTAA
- the LOC126570979 gene encoding electron transfer flavoprotein subunit alpha, mitochondrial, with product MFARYSSSLTRSAAQSYRRFQSTLVVAEHNNDTLNAATASAVTAAKKLGGDVTVLVVGTKVGPVSEAAAKLDGVAKVLVAEGDSFKGLLAESVTPLVVATQEQFKFTHILAGATAFGKAVLPRIAAKLDVSPISDIIGVQSADTFVRTIYAGNAIQTLKSKDPVKVITVRGTNFEPAASAGSGAAVEKAPAGDFASKTTEFVSQELTKSDRPSLTAAKIIISGGRGMKSGDNFKMLYDLADKWGAAVGASRAAVDAGYVPNDLQIGQTGKIVAPELYVAIGISGAIQHLAGMKDSKTIVAINKDPEAPIFQVSDYGLVADLFKAVPEINEKC from the exons ATGTTTGCGCGCTACTCGTCCTCCCTCACCCGTTCGGCAGCCCAG AGCTATCGTCGGTTCCAAAGTacactcgtcgtcgccgagCACAACAATGATACGCTGAATGCTGCGACGGCCAGCGCCGTAACCGCTGCGAAGAAGCTCGGGGGTGATGTGACCGTCCTGGTGGTCGGTACCAAGGTCGGGCCGGTTTCGGAAGCGGCCGCCAAGCTGGACGGAGTGGCGAAGGTGCTGGTCGCTGAGGGAGATTCCTTCAAGGGACTGCTGGCCGAATCGGTCacaccgctggtggtggccacacagGAGCAGTTCAAATTTACCCACATCCTGGCCGGTGCCACAGCCTTCGGTAAAGCGGTGCTACCACGGATTGCGGCGAAGCTGGACGTGTCCCCAATTTCGGACATCATCGGTGTCCAGTCGGCTGACACGTTCGTGCGCACGATCTACGCCGGTAACGCGATCCAGACACTGAAATCAAAGGACCCGGTCAAGGTGATTACGGTCCGTGGAACGAACTTTGAACCGGCCGCCAGTGCCGGCAGTGGTGCCGCGGTCGAGAAGGCTCCCGCCGGAGACTTTGCCAGCAAAACGACCGAGTTTGTGtcgcaagagttgacaaaatCGGATCGTCCTTCGCTGACGGCAGCCAAGATCATCATCTCCGGTGGTCGTGGCATGAAGTCAGGGGACAACTTCAAGATGCTGTACGATCTGGCCGACAAATGGGGCGCTGCGGTTGGTGCATCGCGTGCGGCCGTCGATGCCGGGTACGTACCGAACGATCTGCAGATCGGACAGACGGGCAAGATCGTCGCACCGGAGCTGTACGTTGCGATTGGCATTTCCGGAGCGATTCAGCATCTGGCCGGCATGAAGGACTCGAAGACAATCGTCGCCATCAACAAGGATCCGGAGGCTCCGATCTTCCAGGTGTCCGATTACGGACTCGTGGCCGATCTGTTCAAGGCGGTACCAGAGATCAACGAAAAGTGCTGA